A single Maridesulfovibrio frigidus DSM 17176 DNA region contains:
- the rpsO gene encoding 30S ribosomal protein S15, giving the protein MVMTAEDKAKVIEEYQLTPGDTGSPEVQVALLTARILYLTGHFKDHKKDFHSRTGLLKMVGQRRNILKYLKSKDIQRYRDLIARLGLRK; this is encoded by the coding sequence GTGGTAATGACCGCTGAAGATAAGGCAAAAGTAATTGAGGAATACCAGTTAACACCAGGAGACACAGGTTCTCCAGAAGTACAGGTTGCACTCCTGACAGCTAGAATTTTGTATCTTACAGGCCACTTTAAAGATCACAAAAAAGACTTTCACTCACGCACTGGCCTCCTGAAAATGGTTGGACAGCGCAGAAACATCTTGAAATACCTGAAGTCTAAAGACATTCAGCGTTACCGTGATCTTATCGCAAGACTTGGTCTTCGCAAATAA
- the truB gene encoding tRNA pseudouridine(55) synthase TruB has translation MGRKPRVSPFQKHGVLVLNKPTGPTSADCLNTIKRELKQSKIGHAGTLDPLAEGVLLVMLGQATKLGPYLMGQDKIYSGSLIIGRTTDTYDIQGAETSSSDVSNITEKMVENEILAWNDLTSQEVPAYSAAKHKGKPLYELARNGEEIPVKIKSIKIFDGKPLEVSLPMARFRVGCSAGTYIRSLVHSLGIRLECGAVMESLKREESRPFTLAEAHDLDEVLNDPDGFESRIIPIADALPHWPKFTVGEKMAADIKNGTRIPVENVPGAPGLIVIEGDRAMFLDPEGIPLSLAEAKYVDNNLHWTVLRGLWG, from the coding sequence GTGGGAAGAAAACCTCGCGTAAGCCCTTTTCAAAAACATGGCGTGCTTGTACTGAATAAGCCAACCGGACCAACTTCAGCTGATTGCCTTAACACTATTAAACGTGAATTAAAGCAATCTAAGATTGGACATGCCGGAACATTAGACCCTCTCGCCGAAGGTGTTTTGCTTGTGATGCTTGGCCAGGCAACTAAACTTGGACCATATTTGATGGGACAAGATAAAATTTACTCTGGAAGTCTGATAATCGGAAGAACTACTGATACTTACGACATTCAGGGAGCAGAAACTTCGTCCAGTGATGTTTCAAACATTACAGAAAAGATGGTCGAAAACGAAATTTTAGCATGGAATGACTTGACTAGTCAGGAGGTTCCTGCATATTCGGCAGCTAAGCACAAGGGTAAACCACTCTATGAGCTTGCTCGAAATGGCGAGGAAATTCCTGTCAAAATAAAGAGCATTAAAATTTTTGATGGTAAACCGCTAGAAGTGAGTCTGCCAATGGCCCGTTTTCGAGTAGGGTGCTCTGCCGGCACCTACATTCGCTCCCTCGTCCACAGCTTGGGGATACGGCTCGAATGCGGCGCAGTAATGGAATCGCTTAAGCGTGAAGAAAGCCGACCGTTCACGTTGGCTGAAGCACATGATTTAGATGAGGTTCTTAACGATCCTGACGGTTTTGAGAGTCGTATTATCCCGATTGCGGATGCTCTTCCTCATTGGCCAAAATTCACTGTGGGTGAAAAAATGGCCGCCGATATCAAGAACGGAACAAGAATCCCAGTCGAAAATGTGCCTGGTGCACCTGGTTTAATCGTAATTGAAGGTGATAGAGCTATGTTTCTTGACCCCGAAGGTATTCCGCTTTCATTAGCAGAAGCCAAATACGTTGATAACAACTTGCACTGGACTGTTCTTCGCGGCTTGTGGGGTTGA
- a CDS encoding DHH family phosphoesterase, whose translation MDNPLKEICQILKGEDDFLIASHYHPDGDALGSTAALGFILKALGKRFRIYNQSGVPEAMKWFTLPSTMLTEIPKGFDGWYIILDCGDAARMGETLMNAMDPEKSINIDHHMGNSDFATINWVDTNRPAVGEMITLIARELKISLSGPIGEAIYLSIATDTGFFTYGNTKPETLEIVADILRHGLQLDEYVPKIRNQWSMKRIKLWTIALSKIELFHDDQTAMIFVTQEMLTETDTGGPDCEGLVNFIRRIRNVRVAIVVREDTQHRFKFSLRSSGPDNVQVVASTFGGGGHRNASGGMIENTSEYVRNRLTETLSEKLYNI comes from the coding sequence ATGGACAATCCATTGAAAGAAATCTGCCAGATTCTTAAGGGTGAAGACGATTTTCTTATCGCTTCTCACTATCACCCTGACGGTGATGCGCTAGGTTCTACAGCCGCCCTCGGATTCATTTTAAAAGCTCTCGGAAAACGCTTTCGTATTTATAATCAAAGCGGCGTTCCTGAAGCTATGAAGTGGTTTACCCTTCCCTCTACTATGCTGACCGAAATCCCTAAGGGGTTCGACGGCTGGTATATTATTCTAGATTGCGGTGACGCAGCACGAATGGGTGAAACTCTCATGAATGCGATGGACCCTGAAAAGTCCATCAATATCGATCACCACATGGGTAACTCTGATTTTGCTACCATCAACTGGGTTGATACAAACCGCCCAGCTGTTGGTGAAATGATTACACTCATTGCCCGTGAACTTAAAATTTCACTTTCCGGTCCAATTGGCGAAGCAATATACCTATCTATCGCAACCGATACAGGCTTCTTCACCTATGGCAACACGAAGCCTGAAACGCTTGAAATTGTGGCTGATATTCTCAGACACGGTTTACAGCTAGATGAGTATGTTCCGAAAATTCGCAATCAATGGTCGATGAAACGTATCAAACTCTGGACCATAGCTCTTTCTAAAATTGAGCTGTTCCATGATGACCAAACAGCAATGATATTCGTCACTCAGGAGATGCTCACCGAAACAGATACCGGTGGCCCTGACTGTGAAGGATTAGTTAATTTTATCAGAAGAATTCGCAATGTTCGCGTTGCAATAGTTGTTCGCGAAGATACCCAGCACAGATTTAAATTCAGCCTGCGTTCATCAGGCCCTGATAATGTGCAGGTCGTAGCGTCCACTTTCGGCGGCGGCGGACACAGAAACGCCAGTGGCGGAATGATCGAAAATACTTCAGAGTATGTACGCAATAGGCTTACTGAAACTCTTTCTGAAAAGCTTTACAATATATAA
- the rbfA gene encoding 30S ribosome-binding factor RbfA, with protein sequence MKTSTSRRSIKMGDMIMRELATMLIEDVADPRLEMVSISGVRINKDLKYAEVLFTLSGDKEKIAAAQQALQKAAGYMRSTLSKRLRVRQVPLLTFVHDNFLEEMVYGQSIERNLPDS encoded by the coding sequence ATGAAAACGTCCACATCACGCCGCTCCATAAAAATGGGTGACATGATTATGCGAGAACTCGCTACAATGCTAATTGAAGATGTTGCTGATCCACGCCTCGAAATGGTTTCAATCAGTGGTGTTAGAATCAACAAAGATCTTAAATACGCAGAAGTTCTTTTCACCCTTTCAGGTGACAAAGAAAAGATCGCCGCCGCTCAGCAAGCTTTACAGAAAGCAGCCGGCTACATGCGCAGCACACTCAGTAAGCGCCTAAGAGTGCGACAGGTTCCGCTACTCACATTCGTTCACGATAATTTTCTCGAGGAGATGGTCTATGGACAATCCATTGAAAGAAATCTGCCAGATTCTTAA
- a CDS encoding DUF503 domain-containing protein: MIIGVLSLEFRLHGNNSLKGKRKISLSLKQKLRNKFNVSVSEIEAQDSHEKLVLAVVTVANETRKVESRLSKALAMVEAISPAELINCETEIFSS; the protein is encoded by the coding sequence ATGATAATCGGCGTACTTTCACTTGAATTCAGACTTCACGGTAACAATTCTCTTAAAGGCAAACGAAAGATCTCACTTAGCCTGAAACAAAAATTGCGCAATAAATTTAATGTCTCCGTATCAGAAATAGAAGCGCAAGACTCCCACGAAAAACTAGTTCTAGCTGTAGTGACAGTCGCGAACGAAACACGTAAAGTTGAAAGCAGATTATCAAAAGCTCTTGCGATGGTTGAAGCCATTTCACCAGCAGAATTGATAAATTGCGAAACAGAAATTTTTAGTTCCTGA
- the infB gene encoding translation initiation factor IF-2 — MTAKIKVKELAAELGVNPKDILQKLRDLGVQAKSTVADIDEDSAKAVRKELSGASAKVTQREVQPGVIVRRRKGAPAQANADTPEAEKPKEKDSDATEEVAKETPAKKPAKKAAEKKAADGSKVEEKAPAKKKKPKKKAPAKAEVPLAKVIKPEDLEAKKQEEAPAKEVTTPVEKAETPPSAEPAKEKAPKKEAAKKPAADKGKPSKDTADKKETKPKDAEPKKKKRKKKKEIEPPKVKVISRPDPNLQAAQRAAEGPSGGRRPSPGARPSGPGGRPGGPGGRPGGPGGRPSGPGGRPGGPGGRPSGPGGPGARPAPAGRPVPGAPQPGADDGQSKKKKFKKDKRVVEFGKDHKKTGQERDMESKFRRKKKGKKGKRQEQEPVVQKPLKAAKRKVKFNEAIRLADMAHQMGLKAQELIKTLFGLGVMATINQSLDLDTATLLAAEFEYGIENVSFSEEELLVPATEKDDEKSLKARPPIVTIMGHVDHGKTSLLDAIRHSTVTDGEAGGITQHIGAYHVTTARGDIVFLDTPGHEAFTTMRARGAQVTDIVILVVAADDGVMDQTREAISHSKAAGVPIVVAVNKMDKEGANPEKVQRELADYDLVPEDWGGDTMFVPVSAKQRTGLDHLLEIVQLQAEVLELKANPDKAARGNVVEAKLDKGRGPLATILIQEGTINQGDPFVCGLYHGRVRAMFNDRGQNIKTAGPAFPVEIQGFDGIPQAGDEFICVSDDKNARKIAQERKLKHRERELAGKSKVTLESFLASKPDQKVQNLNVVLKADVQGSLEAIAEALAKLATDEIKVDVIHGGAGAITESDILLASASQAIIIGFNVRPTVKIKEVAEREQVEIRFYDIIYKLVSEIKDAMAGMLSPDIKEVYLGQAEVQQTFSVPKIGTVAGVKVVDGKLTRHAKVRLLREGVVIYTGTLTSLKRFKDDAKEVAKGYECGVGLERYNDIKEGDAIEAFEEIEVARTLE; from the coding sequence ATGACTGCAAAGATAAAAGTTAAGGAATTGGCCGCCGAACTAGGCGTCAATCCCAAAGATATTCTTCAAAAGTTGCGAGACTTAGGAGTACAGGCCAAAAGCACTGTAGCTGACATCGATGAAGACTCAGCCAAGGCTGTTCGCAAAGAACTTTCAGGAGCATCTGCAAAGGTAACTCAGAGAGAAGTTCAGCCCGGTGTTATTGTGCGTCGCCGTAAAGGCGCTCCTGCTCAAGCAAACGCTGATACTCCAGAAGCTGAGAAGCCAAAGGAGAAGGACTCTGACGCTACCGAAGAGGTAGCTAAAGAAACTCCTGCAAAGAAGCCTGCTAAAAAAGCTGCGGAAAAGAAAGCTGCTGATGGATCTAAAGTAGAAGAGAAAGCTCCTGCTAAAAAGAAGAAGCCTAAAAAGAAGGCTCCTGCTAAAGCTGAAGTGCCTCTTGCAAAAGTTATCAAGCCAGAAGATCTTGAAGCTAAAAAGCAAGAAGAAGCTCCTGCTAAAGAAGTAACTACTCCGGTTGAGAAAGCGGAAACACCCCCATCTGCAGAACCAGCCAAAGAAAAAGCTCCGAAAAAAGAAGCTGCAAAGAAGCCTGCTGCAGATAAAGGCAAGCCTTCTAAAGATACAGCCGACAAAAAAGAAACTAAGCCTAAAGACGCTGAGCCTAAAAAGAAAAAGCGTAAAAAGAAGAAAGAAATCGAGCCGCCTAAAGTTAAAGTTATTTCAAGGCCCGATCCAAATCTTCAGGCGGCACAGCGTGCTGCTGAAGGCCCTTCAGGCGGAAGAAGACCATCTCCCGGCGCAAGGCCTAGCGGCCCTGGTGGAAGACCTGGTGGTCCTGGTGGAAGACCTGGCGGACCTGGCGGAAGACCTAGCGGTCCCGGCGGAAGACCTGGTGGACCTGGCGGAAGACCTAGTGGACCCGGCGGACCTGGTGCAAGACCTGCTCCTGCAGGAAGACCAGTTCCAGGAGCTCCTCAGCCTGGTGCAGACGACGGCCAGAGTAAGAAAAAGAAATTTAAGAAAGATAAGCGCGTCGTTGAGTTTGGTAAAGACCATAAGAAGACCGGTCAAGAACGCGATATGGAAAGCAAGTTTCGCCGTAAGAAAAAGGGCAAAAAGGGTAAACGTCAGGAACAAGAGCCTGTCGTCCAGAAGCCGCTTAAGGCAGCGAAGCGTAAAGTTAAATTCAACGAAGCAATCAGATTGGCCGATATGGCTCATCAGATGGGACTTAAAGCGCAAGAACTTATCAAAACGCTCTTCGGTCTCGGAGTCATGGCTACAATCAACCAGTCACTTGACCTTGATACAGCCACTTTGCTTGCAGCTGAATTTGAATACGGAATTGAGAATGTATCCTTCTCCGAAGAAGAATTGCTCGTTCCAGCTACTGAAAAAGATGATGAAAAATCACTTAAGGCTCGTCCTCCCATTGTTACAATTATGGGACATGTTGACCACGGTAAAACATCACTGCTTGACGCCATCCGTCACAGTACCGTTACCGATGGAGAAGCTGGCGGCATAACACAGCATATTGGTGCTTACCACGTAACCACCGCTCGCGGAGATATCGTATTCCTTGATACTCCAGGGCATGAAGCTTTCACTACAATGAGAGCACGTGGAGCTCAGGTTACTGATATCGTAATCCTCGTCGTCGCAGCTGATGACGGAGTTATGGACCAGACCCGTGAAGCAATAAGCCATTCTAAGGCTGCCGGAGTTCCCATTGTTGTTGCAGTCAACAAAATGGATAAGGAAGGCGCTAACCCAGAAAAAGTCCAGCGTGAACTTGCTGACTACGACCTCGTACCAGAGGACTGGGGCGGAGATACAATGTTCGTTCCTGTATCAGCTAAACAGCGTACAGGTCTCGATCACTTGCTAGAAATAGTTCAGCTTCAGGCTGAAGTCCTTGAGCTTAAAGCTAACCCTGACAAAGCCGCTCGCGGTAACGTTGTTGAAGCGAAGCTTGATAAGGGACGTGGTCCTCTAGCTACTATCCTGATTCAAGAAGGAACCATCAATCAGGGTGATCCTTTTGTTTGTGGCCTATACCACGGACGAGTCAGAGCAATGTTTAATGATCGCGGTCAAAACATTAAGACAGCAGGTCCTGCTTTCCCTGTTGAAATTCAGGGATTTGACGGAATACCACAAGCAGGTGATGAATTCATCTGTGTCTCTGACGATAAAAATGCTCGTAAGATTGCTCAGGAACGTAAGCTGAAACATCGCGAACGTGAACTGGCTGGCAAGTCTAAAGTGACTCTTGAGTCATTCCTTGCTTCCAAACCTGATCAGAAAGTGCAGAACCTCAACGTTGTCCTCAAAGCTGACGTTCAGGGTTCACTTGAAGCAATCGCTGAAGCTCTCGCAAAACTTGCTACTGACGAAATTAAAGTTGACGTCATTCACGGCGGTGCAGGTGCAATCACAGAATCAGACATTCTGCTAGCATCAGCAAGTCAGGCTATCATCATTGGTTTTAACGTAAGACCTACTGTTAAAATTAAAGAAGTGGCTGAACGTGAACAGGTAGAAATTCGTTTCTACGACATCATCTACAAGCTCGTTAGCGAAATTAAAGATGCGATGGCTGGTATGCTCTCTCCTGATATTAAGGAAGTATACCTCGGTCAGGCAGAAGTTCAGCAGACCTTCTCTGTACCGAAAATCGGAACAGTTGCAGGTGTTAAGGTTGTAGACGGTAAGCTCACAAGGCATGCTAAAGTTAGACTGCTTCGTGAAGGAGTCGTAATCTACACAGGAACCTTGACCTCACTGAAACGATTCAAAGATGACGCCAAAGAAGTTGCCAAAGGGTACGAATGTGGTGTTGGACTTGAAAGATACAACGACATCAAAGAGGGCGACGCAATTGAAGCCTTCGAAGAAATTGAAGTCGCAAGAACTCTCGAATAG
- a CDS encoding YlxR family protein — translation MDSTDKDYPVRSCVICRQRFAKKDLSRFVIGKETSDDKLISDSKKIMPGRGYYVCGSDKCQDKFNFFKPRKKKFRG, via the coding sequence ATGGATAGCACTGACAAGGATTATCCTGTCAGATCGTGCGTGATTTGCAGGCAGCGATTTGCCAAAAAAGACCTATCCAGGTTTGTTATCGGCAAGGAAACTTCCGATGACAAATTAATTTCGGACAGCAAAAAGATAATGCCAGGACGCGGATACTATGTCTGCGGAAGCGATAAATGTCAGGACAAATTTAATTTTTTTAAGCCGCGCAAGAAGAAATTTAGGGGGTAG
- the nusA gene encoding transcription termination factor NusA, with product MGSELKKAIDQISKDRGIDRDLLVDTLEEAVRSSVARKYGDAMDIEVNYNEEVGEIEVYQFKVVAAEVTDEISEIVLEEAKEHDPNVQVDDEMGFKLKIEDLGRIAAQSAKQVIIQRMRDAEQEIIYDEYKSRTNEIVSGIIQRRDRSGWIINLGRTEAVLPKSEQIPRERYKRGDRVQAFLIDVQKEARGPQITVSRSHPDYMTALFKREVPEVDDATVKIMGVARDPGLRAKVAVNSLDRDVDPVGACVGIRGSRIQNIVQELRGERIDIVVWSQDIAVYAQNALSPAVIARIAVDDEEKILEVVVPDDQLTVAIGRKGQNVKLASRLLGWKIDIFTESRYGEMNAASKGMDQLASVAEINLDNFFAAGFETVNQIARASEEILMVIEDMTPSKVSDIKSAIKLLGMGDDDADYLDDMEVAEAPVEDTSGDEETLEVEETEAEVDVEDEAEVGVEAEAEENNSEEDQASETDTRISE from the coding sequence ATGGGTTCTGAACTCAAGAAAGCGATTGACCAGATCAGCAAAGACCGTGGAATCGATAGAGATCTACTAGTAGATACTCTCGAAGAAGCAGTCCGTTCTTCTGTAGCACGCAAATACGGCGATGCTATGGATATTGAAGTCAATTACAATGAAGAAGTTGGTGAGATTGAAGTATACCAGTTTAAAGTGGTAGCTGCAGAAGTCACTGACGAAATCAGCGAAATTGTACTTGAAGAAGCGAAAGAGCATGATCCTAACGTTCAGGTCGATGACGAAATGGGCTTTAAGCTCAAAATCGAAGACCTCGGAAGAATCGCTGCACAATCCGCAAAACAGGTAATCATTCAGCGTATGCGTGATGCAGAGCAGGAAATTATCTACGATGAATACAAGAGCCGCACTAACGAAATCGTTAGCGGTATTATTCAGCGCAGAGACCGTTCTGGCTGGATTATAAATCTTGGAAGAACTGAAGCTGTTCTGCCTAAAAGTGAGCAGATTCCTCGCGAAAGATACAAACGCGGAGATAGAGTTCAGGCTTTCCTAATTGATGTTCAGAAAGAAGCTCGCGGGCCACAGATTACTGTCTCCCGTTCACACCCTGATTACATGACAGCACTTTTCAAAAGAGAAGTACCGGAAGTTGACGATGCAACAGTAAAAATCATGGGCGTTGCTCGTGATCCGGGCCTTCGTGCCAAGGTTGCCGTAAACTCACTGGACAGAGATGTTGATCCAGTCGGAGCATGTGTAGGTATTCGTGGTTCCCGTATCCAGAACATTGTTCAGGAACTTCGCGGAGAAAGAATCGATATCGTTGTTTGGAGCCAAGACATTGCTGTCTACGCTCAGAACGCACTTTCCCCTGCTGTCATCGCAAGAATCGCAGTTGATGACGAAGAGAAGATTCTTGAAGTTGTAGTTCCAGACGATCAGCTTACTGTAGCTATTGGCCGCAAAGGGCAGAATGTTAAACTGGCTTCGAGACTGCTTGGTTGGAAAATAGATATCTTCACAGAGAGCCGCTACGGTGAAATGAACGCAGCAAGCAAAGGCATGGACCAGCTTGCAAGTGTTGCTGAAATAAACCTTGATAACTTTTTTGCTGCCGGCTTCGAAACTGTTAACCAGATTGCCCGTGCTTCTGAAGAAATACTCATGGTCATTGAAGACATGACTCCTTCAAAAGTGTCCGATATCAAATCAGCTATTAAGCTTCTTGGTATGGGTGACGATGACGCGGACTACTTGGATGACATGGAAGTAGCGGAGGCACCAGTTGAAGATACTTCAGGAGATGAAGAAACTCTTGAAGTGGAAGAAACAGAAGCTGAAGTAGACGTTGAGGATGAAGCTGAAGTAGGCGTTGAGGCTGAAGCTGAAGAAAACAACTCCGAAGAAGATCAAGCTTCGGAAACAGATACAAGAATAAGTGAGTAA
- a CDS encoding ribosome maturation factor RimP yields the protein MDQGSLAKKISEFVEPAIESMGLSLWGVEVTSSNRPVVILYIDSETGVSIDQCSKVSKDVGLMLEVEEVIDNAYVLEVSSPGLERKFFKPEQVTAKIGKKIEVVLTIPLVDRRKFRGIVTETDEDGLTLQLEDQEDPIKLEWDRIRKAKLIHEFK from the coding sequence GTGGATCAAGGCTCATTAGCCAAAAAAATAAGTGAATTCGTGGAACCGGCAATCGAGTCCATGGGTCTTTCACTTTGGGGCGTTGAAGTAACTTCATCAAATCGCCCTGTAGTTATCCTTTATATAGATAGCGAAACTGGGGTCAGCATTGATCAATGCTCTAAGGTTAGCAAGGACGTCGGACTTATGCTTGAAGTCGAAGAAGTAATCGACAATGCATATGTTCTTGAAGTGTCCTCCCCCGGTTTAGAACGCAAATTTTTCAAACCTGAACAGGTTACAGCAAAGATCGGTAAAAAGATCGAAGTTGTACTCACAATACCCTTGGTGGACCGTAGAAAATTCCGCGGAATCGTAACCGAAACCGACGAAGACGGCCTCACACTTCAGCTTGAAGATCAGGAAGATCCAATAAAGTTGGAATGGGACAGAATTAGAAAAGCAAAACTCATTCACGAGTTTAAATAA
- the flgF gene encoding flagellar basal-body rod protein FlgF — protein sequence MQTSIYSALFGAMSNEHRVSISANNLANVNTTGFKRDTCAFEDTFVKFAHDYVVDAKPFIRDKNMFPKPRLMARPRLSEEVIDMAQGSLQKTDNSLDVAIRGDGFFKVQKDGGEFYTRNGVFTLSPEGNLITEQGYPVLAAGGPVLIPPRAEVTIDEGGFIRANDQELAQLDYVQAVDPRTVKKEGENLYSIEGEVVPGTGDILQGYIEKSNVEVINEMVAMIESQRSFEMYQKMITSTDDLDTKVIQKVGQTT from the coding sequence ATGCAAACCAGTATATACAGTGCTCTTTTCGGGGCCATGTCCAATGAACACAGGGTTAGTATTAGCGCCAATAATTTGGCTAACGTTAATACCACAGGCTTTAAACGTGACACATGTGCGTTCGAAGATACCTTTGTTAAATTCGCACATGACTACGTTGTGGATGCAAAGCCTTTTATTCGGGACAAAAACATGTTCCCAAAGCCAAGGCTTATGGCGCGTCCTAGGCTATCTGAAGAAGTTATCGATATGGCTCAGGGGTCACTCCAGAAAACCGATAACTCACTGGATGTAGCTATCCGAGGAGACGGCTTCTTCAAGGTCCAAAAGGATGGCGGAGAGTTTTATACTCGAAATGGAGTATTTACCCTTTCTCCTGAGGGAAATCTGATTACCGAGCAGGGCTATCCTGTGTTGGCAGCTGGGGGACCAGTTTTAATTCCTCCACGGGCCGAAGTTACTATTGATGAAGGCGGATTTATTCGCGCTAATGATCAGGAGCTTGCCCAGCTCGACTATGTACAGGCTGTTGATCCTCGTACTGTCAAAAAAGAGGGTGAAAATTTATATTCGATAGAAGGTGAAGTCGTTCCTGGAACCGGGGACATTCTTCAAGGGTATATTGAAAAATCCAATGTTGAAGTTATTAATGAAATGGTTGCAATGATTGAAAGCCAGCGCAGCTTTGAAATGTATCAAAAAATGATTACCAGCACTGACGACCTGGATACTAAGGTCATTCAGAAGGTCGGCCAGACAACGTAA
- the flgG gene encoding flagellar basal-body rod protein FlgG has product MMRSLWTAATGMVAQQAHIDVLSNNLANVNTQGFKKSRVEFEDLMYQTMQIAGTQTKGGNRLPTGLQVGMGVKQVSIHKFFTQGSFESTGNPLDLAIEGNGFFKIDHNGDDAYTRSGAFNLDNEGRVVTSNGYTLQPEFIVPSEAVNVVVSETGHMAALDENGVELSSVDIPIYEFINKAGLNALGKNLYVETEASGTPVEGTPGDDQFGTIAQGYLEGSNVELVDEMVGLIVGQRAYETNSKAITTSDSMLQTAINTKR; this is encoded by the coding sequence ATGATGCGTTCACTATGGACTGCCGCAACAGGAATGGTTGCTCAGCAGGCTCACATCGATGTTCTTTCGAATAACCTTGCCAACGTAAATACGCAGGGTTTCAAGAAAAGTAGAGTTGAATTTGAAGATCTTATGTACCAGACCATGCAGATTGCAGGTACCCAGACAAAGGGTGGAAACAGACTCCCTACCGGTCTCCAAGTTGGTATGGGTGTTAAGCAGGTTAGTATCCATAAGTTCTTTACTCAGGGATCTTTTGAAAGCACTGGTAACCCTCTTGACCTTGCGATTGAAGGGAATGGCTTTTTCAAAATTGATCACAACGGGGATGATGCTTATACTCGGTCCGGTGCTTTTAACTTAGACAATGAAGGCCGCGTTGTGACCTCTAACGGCTATACCTTACAGCCTGAATTTATTGTTCCTTCGGAAGCTGTAAATGTCGTTGTTTCTGAAACAGGACATATGGCCGCTCTTGATGAAAATGGTGTTGAATTGTCCTCCGTAGATATTCCAATCTATGAGTTCATTAATAAAGCAGGGCTCAATGCTCTTGGTAAAAATCTTTACGTAGAGACAGAAGCTTCGGGCACGCCTGTTGAGGGAACCCCTGGAGATGATCAATTCGGTACCATCGCTCAGGGATATCTAGAAGGTTCTAACGTAGAGCTTGTTGATGAAATGGTAGGACTTATTGTCGGTCAGAGAGCTTATGAGACTAACTCAAAAGCAATCACGACATCTGATTCTATGCTTCAGACAGCTATCAACACCAAACGATAA
- the flgA gene encoding flagellar basal body P-ring formation chaperone FlgA — protein MTLAERYINLCRVSVMILVIAAITALVVVSADAATKQNSDWRIVIKSAATVDGPRVLLGDIAEFYGDLAANTKRDLSDVELWNAPAAGRKPVRVNSKKLKVILKHYLGDMISHCVLPPTLTVQSGGRVMNEEQLKRVVVKVLTPHAVAMGGDYKFRNFKLPDHLFYADSMDSLKIKITRTIVPGNNSFKMEIVSVDGRVLRAISGGVFVDLWKPVPCPVRPLNRKEVITPDLITWKNKNMAHMGNRAWDGKGGPWRIKIPVGTGQPIMKSSIEPAPVISKGDRVSLVFKGKHIRLTVPVEALEDAGVGQSITVRNLQSKRKVVGKVVNAQTVSVR, from the coding sequence ATGACCTTAGCAGAAAGATATATAAACCTGTGCAGGGTGTCGGTTATGATTTTGGTGATTGCAGCTATAACTGCTCTCGTCGTAGTTTCCGCTGATGCTGCAACTAAGCAGAATTCCGATTGGCGCATTGTTATTAAATCTGCTGCTACGGTTGATGGTCCTAGAGTTTTACTTGGTGATATCGCAGAGTTTTATGGTGATTTAGCCGCAAACACCAAGCGAGATCTTTCAGATGTAGAATTGTGGAATGCTCCTGCTGCCGGGCGTAAGCCTGTAAGGGTGAATAGCAAAAAGCTTAAGGTTATTCTGAAGCATTACCTAGGTGATATGATTTCCCATTGCGTGCTTCCCCCCACTTTGACTGTTCAGTCTGGCGGAAGGGTTATGAACGAAGAACAGCTCAAAAGGGTTGTTGTCAAGGTTTTGACTCCACACGCTGTAGCAATGGGGGGAGATTATAAGTTTAGAAATTTTAAATTGCCGGACCATCTCTTTTACGCAGATTCAATGGATAGTCTGAAGATTAAAATTACACGTACAATAGTTCCCGGTAATAATTCTTTCAAGATGGAAATAGTGAGCGTTGATGGGCGGGTTTTAAGGGCTATTTCAGGCGGAGTTTTTGTAGATCTCTGGAAGCCTGTTCCTTGTCCGGTTCGCCCTCTGAACCGTAAGGAAGTTATCACACCAGACCTGATTACTTGGAAAAATAAAAATATGGCTCACATGGGTAACAGAGCATGGGATGGTAAAGGCGGACCTTGGAGAATCAAAATTCCAGTTGGAACAGGTCAGCCCATAATGAAGTCTTCCATAGAGCCTGCACCGGTTATTTCGAAGGGAGATAGAGTCTCTCTGGTTTTCAAGGGAAAGCATATTAGACTGACCGTTCCTGTAGAGGCTTTAGAGGATGCGGGGGTCGGACAAAGTATAACGGTCCGCAATTTGCAAAGTAAGAGAAAAGTCGTTGGCAAAGTTGTCAATGCTCAGACTGTTTCAGTTAGGTAA